The DNA region gcatggctcaatttcataaagctaaacagaaaacactgcttataaattttctgcttagcaaaaataagctgGATACCAGAGCCTactaagcataatttgtttgtgcttagctattttttgtgcgCATGAACagctctaataataataaccgtatttttaacgtgccttttgccaaaggatacaaagcgccaggtattattactgcaaggagtggggcgaattttgagatataagacctaatccttaagcaccatgtaaaggtttacaaggtgctgtggcgcaatatgctgccaatccagccaggaacaccgggtcgaaccccttctcttttcgataagtgcactgggttcttttacatgcgtttacacaacacatgggaccaacggctttacgtcccatccgaaggacgaagcaatggttatgtgtcttgcttaaggacacaagtgtcacggctggggattcgaacccacactctgctgatcagaaacaccagagtttgatttcggtgctcttaaccgctcggccacgacactcccatgAACAATTTTATCATGAGCTGTTTAAGAAGCAAACTTCACCCAAAAGTTTGTTCTGAGTAGAGtttaagcaggaaaccagtcacagaaGATACATATATTAAATGGTATTTTGCAAAgaaaccttaatctggtaagtaAAGTTATTTTGTGATTACTTATTGTGTTAGGCAGCTAAAAATTGTGGCAAAACTGGCAATCAAACTTAGTCCTAGAATGTGAATTTCAAGGTTTAATGATTTCTTCACGATTTCTCAAAACACTtaaagtgtttttcaattttcaaatctTCCCAAGTCTATCAAATATTTAAACAAGAAACCACTTTAAGTCTCGCCCAGTGAACAATCCGAGCAGTGTCTAACCCACGATCTTGAcacttgaacaaagaaaaggCGTCTTTCCTCCCTCTCGTCAGTGGACTAAGAACCTTCTAAAGAGAAATGCAGTAACTGTGATGACTCCGATTAGACCGACCACAGACCACATCCACCCAGGACCTTTTCTAGTATCATCCCTCATGTTGTCAAGGTTCACCAGGAGATCGTCACCTTGGTAGAGTGGGTCAAGATGAGTCAATACCTCGCTGGCTACACGTAATCCTGACTGCACTGCTCCGCTCATAAAGCCCACGTGATGTGTGGCTGTCTCTGTGCCTGCCCAGTGCACCCTAACCAATACAGACAACACAGAAGAGTTACTATATAGACGATAACAAACGCAAAATATGATTTGGTATGGTGCCTATAAAGAGATGATGAGAGAATGGTCCTCATTGGGATTGGAAGCCAAAACCCTTGACACTCCGGGCAGATGCTCTAcgtaccaactgagctatgacGCACAGCGGTATATACTCCCTCAGGATTTCCCTTTGGAACCACGTTTTataatagacgatgtgacctgtgacatcacatgtttacaagaaAGCCATCAAGCCTAGAATTCATGTTTTACCTGCCAAATGGTGTCCTCAGCCCTTTATAGAAGTAGGTCATAGCTCCAGGGGTCATGATGTTAATTGGACAGCCACCGTTGTAAGGTTCTAAAGCCCAGTCCTGCCATTGAGAGAAATTAAACAGAGAAATAGTCATGCTATTACTATGCCATTCAAAGTTGTTCatataagaagaaactataagtaaatagtaaacttgcgggtacaaccatgtgtaaatctctgctgagtgagtgttggctctgaaaaagagccggtttggtctagaagtttcgaacagtatactctgcttttcttcaggagaatgcttgACTTCTGGCGATGGTGGAGCTTGAAGCTCTCTACACCATAACTTGTTTGGTCATGTTCCATCTCTTCATAACTTAGTCCATGCATTATATTTCCCTTTATTATACACCATAACTTGTTTGGTCATGTTCCATCTCTTCATAACTTAGTCCATGCATTATATTTCCCTTTATTAAACACCATAACTTGTTTGGTCATGTTCCATCTCTTCATAACTTAGTCCATGCATTATATTTCCCTTTATTATACACCATAACTTGTTTGGTCATGTTCCATCTCTTCATAACTTAGTCCATATTTCCCTTTATTATCAAAAgaacactattattattagcgGCAGTTATAGCATGAGAATGCCTAGCATTTTGCATTTGACCCATCAGTAGTAATGTGTACCATACCTAACAGGGTTCAAGTTGATATTCAATTtcaatgaaattaaatttacatttatttccacaaggCATTTTCACAATATTAAAGAACTACATtgtaatgcatacatgtatattgtgtttgaaaaatcaAAAAGGAGCGCCACGTCAGGCCACAGCTTTAAACTCCTCAGGGTGCTAAGACAGATTACAAGAATGTTATTAAATTGGAAGGattgtaaagcacattgatacatTATATGAAAATTATTGGTAAATGTGCAGTACAAGAACTATAGTtaatattaagggaatcaatgtgtggtgaggaggttttcaactagtggtttaaacccaacgaggcctggttcttgataattttaccgagacgaagtcgaggtaaattaccaAGAACcgggcctcggcgggtttaaaccactagttgaaaaccaattcaacacactttgattcccatcaataaataccttttcggtcaaaaaacatcaacactttttggtcaaaatataaataaatgcaacaattataattattcaatgatttctttcaacacaacacccctccagctatgaaatggtaaggccctcgggtaaacaactccttataagggaatgctgtgcacgccgtgcgtatcgcgtgatgtggcacaattgtcccggccgttgctcttgaccaataggaatgaagaatctgtcttataagcacaggtgcaagcttgaaTGTCACGCCCatatttcaacactttttactggtcattaacaaaggtttatacacacccacgtgacacgctctccaccaataggaatagcgaaactgtctgaggtatttatgaatattattttaatgtctACCACAAACCACTTGGCACTCACACAAAGAAGCTCTACTTGTCTTGGGACAGGCAAAaattgtgctaataattatcatGACCCAGCTTACTTTTTCGAGGTAGTCTAGGGGTTCCTTTGCCTTTGGTCCAATGAACTCAGCAAGGGAGTCTAGAACAGCGTTACGTCTTACTTCAGGCTGTATCAGGGAAAAATGAAGACATTAATAAGAAATGAATCACGTGGAGGCTCAAACGAAGTATCAATctaacttaaagggtttgggtactttttgtaggacacaaaacacaagttccacagatttacattaaacttaaatggtttgaagataatgatggtagaaagcttcccctaaaATATCAGATGCTGGGGTTCTTTAGTTTTTGTGAAGTCCACTCGAAGTTCTCCCATTCGGTTTCCACCCAGGAAGTACTTAATAAGCAGGACAAGTTTTTTTacactgagaagtctcctgaattccaaaTAAATCTACTCTGCCGCAGTAAAATAAATAGCCcggcaagttctcaaaagaacctaATCTACGCTCCGAGTAGATatacacaaaccaaatataaccAAATTGTTGTTGCCCAACCATCCTCGAGGAGCCCACTCAAGTTAGGCTTCTCGTGGAAGAAGATGTCTTTCCTTCATGGACACCCAAAAGAGAGACACCAACTTTACCAGCGCTAAGGAACAACTGTTGtgtttaggagacatacgccttttgacgacagttatttttttaaattgtatgcTGGGCATCCCACTGTTgttttgcattgtttgttttaaatacctttaatgtgtgtatacatgtacatgtgttttCCCTcataaattttattattattacgctCTTGCATGCCGGAGCGAGACATCTGGACaaaaatcactgggcaggctcgagCTGTACTACATGGCGCACGACTTGGTGATGAAtgccaaaataatgtttgactGACTCACTTGAATGTGACTCCATTCCCTGCTGTTAGCGTAGAATCCTACTATGCCAGGATTGCCGTTAGACGTTGTGCAGTCGTATGTGAGATGTAACGGCCCACTGCTGGTCCCTCTGATGGTTGCTTTACCTCCATGACTGACTATCTCGCCAGACAAACCGTCTTCCCTCCAGAAAGCCTTGAAAGAAAAGAGAATTGAAGAAACTAAGATTGTgcgactagtgcgactagtgcgactagtgcgactagtgtcgtagacGTGACTACTGCATACTTGGTCGAGTCGCGagtaccgtttttttttaactattcaATTAACCGTGCTGCCGCAACCACTACAAAAGTAATCTCGACTACACtgtacataaacaaaattagtcGCAACTACCTATTTGGTGAAACAATTGTGTTTGCTTTCACATGAAGTATTGAAGACTACAAATGTAACCGCAACTATATGTACTACAGAAAcagtcccgactacctgtttggtgaactaATCcaactacctgtttggtgaaccaattttGTTCGCTTTCGCATGAAGTATCAAACAGCCTTTATTCCAACCAGAGAGAAAAAGGTGTATTTAATTCAGCCACACACCTAATTTCTTTgagtgtttgtgtttgtatggaaaataaaatacactTATGAAAAAGCATCCATCATTACTACGCCACACTGATAATTATAAATAGACCTTACGCACTGATGTCATCAggcgccatcttagaggtaaaacgattACGAAACATTCACACAGATTTGTACGTGCGGCGCACAGGTTTGGCCAATGAATGACAgcttttttacctctaggtgagggcacCATACTGATACATTCATGTGCACAAGGTCTATcatgaaggagaaaaaaaagtaaaagctCTTACAGCTTTGTAGGTAACGATGAACTTAATGAGATGCCCAACTGGAGAGTGGTTAGCCAGCCCTATTCTATCCAGTGGCTTATTGGGAGTGTAGTTGATGTCAGCTGTAAAAGAAGAATAATCAacattagtttttttattttatttagcacTACAAGTTCCCAGGATGGAATGACGGGCAGAAGCTACAAACTCATTTAGTTATTATCTTAGAACAATCCTTGGTCAGTTCTTTCCATTTCATATTCTTTTTTTAATCACCACAAAGACATCTAAATCAATAGAAAGGTGCGACTTTTTTCTCTCTCTGATTGAAACTACACTTCATAGAGAACTTGGTGGTTTACACAGAATATTAAAGTGAAGGGAATATGCTgcgggaaaaaaacatttataatgactctattttgtttacaatattgCGGTCACAATCTAAGAAATCTTACTATTAAACAACAAAGGACtttataataatactaataagaCTTtgaatgcgcacatatccaccctgctgggtgttcaaggcgcaaacTACTCGTAGAAAGGATCTCGATACAATTGATTCACCATAACTTGTTTCATCATCCTTTTTATAACAGA from Asterias rubens chromosome 7, eAstRub1.3, whole genome shotgun sequence includes:
- the LOC117292672 gene encoding probable flavin-containing monoamine oxidase A isoform X2; its protein translation is MKGASGKDTWDLGGQWVGSTQYHLLWLLEELGLEKYPQYTTGRKQMLLGNNKGIRTYKSSIPSLSPMALLDMHRFITLTDKLSADIPLDDPMKAPNAEVLDGTTLETLIRQYTWTQEAQDAIRVSSDIISGAPPSMMSALYFMHYVRTSGNIRILVEADGDSNNSFRIKGGAQQVSKLLVERIGKEKVLLSQPVVRIQQEEVDKVTVVTAEGREFTCRYVVVAAPIQCSADINYTPNKPLDRIGLANHSPVGHLIKFIVTYKAAFWREDGLSGEIVSHGGKATIRGTSSGPLHLTYDCTTSNGNPGIVGFYANSREWSHIQPEVRRNAVLDSLAEFIGPKAKEPLDYLEKDWALEPYNGGCPINIMTPGAMTYFYKGLRTPFGRVHWAGTETATHHVGFMSGAVQSGLRVASEVLTHLDPLYQGDDLLVNLDNMRDDTRKGPGWMWSVVGLIGVITVTAFLFRRFLVH